The region GATTGACCTTGTTCTGCCATCCACTGCCTTTCACTCTTGGCTTCCACCGCTAATTGTGCAGGAAGATGATTCAATGCCATCACCTGCAGATGGGGATGAGCGAGGGATGCACCTGCCAGCCGACCAACATTCTTGAACACCTGAAAGGACTTGATAGCAGCATCATTCTTCCAGCAAAGAAGCCTGTCTGCAGTGACCTTAAACACGCGGCTGAGATCTTCGACTGGTATTGTCAGCCAGTCATCGTTATGCCGGGCCGATTCGATCAGAACTTCGTGATAGCCACCTGCTGGCGTGGATGAACCAACTGCCACAGCGGGAAAACGATTAGGCACCATGCGTTGCTGCCAGGATTTGCCAGTCTCGACCGGCCAACGCCACGTTTCGGGTGGCGTTTCATGTTCATTCCCGGGACAGAACGGACAGAATGCATCTGGCGGATATTCGATGCCACCCTGGTGAAAGGCATTGGAACGCGATGCACGGATCGGAGCGTAATAAACCTCCACCCCTGAAATGGGGTCGATACAGAGAGTTGTACCAGATTGCGACATGTCATTGTCTTATCGAAACTGTAATCAATCAGCATTCGATCTCTACATTGCCCTTGTTCAGAAGGAAATCATCAAACTGTTCAGATAGGCAACATTGCATCCAGCTATTCGGCTTTCTACTGTTATCGTTGATACTCCTGCCGTACCTTAACCATCGCTTGGATTATGATGCCCAGA is a window of Planctomycetia bacterium DNA encoding:
- a CDS encoding DUF4931 domain-containing protein; the protein is MSQSGTTLCIDPISGVEVYYAPIRASRSNAFHQGGIEYPPDAFCPFCPGNEHETPPETWRWPVETGKSWQQRMVPNRFPAVAVGSSTPAGGYHEVLIESARHNDDWLTIPVEDLSRVFKVTADRLLCWKNDAAIKSFQVFKNVGRLAGASLAHPHLQVMALNHLPAQLAVEAKSERQWMAEQGQSYAAHLMEQMEKSQTLVHRADMFVSLCPPVSRFPYEVWLLPRNETPYLQLQQLEWIELAHHMKHVLQRMQSVLGLFAHNIVWRLPPQSTSIGWRLEIIPRLTTWAGLELGSGMHVNPVLPEYAAGSLRG